One window of the Trifolium pratense cultivar HEN17-A07 linkage group LG2, ARS_RC_1.1, whole genome shotgun sequence genome contains the following:
- the LOC123905812 gene encoding trihelix transcription factor DF1-like has product MLGDSAVLGTGGGSSGDGGAYHDGGETVAGGGGSISGDDERGGGSRNEEGVDRSFGGNRWPRQETLALLKIRSDMDVAFRDASVKGPLWDEVSRKMADLGYQRNSKKCKEKFENVYKYHKRTKEGRGGKSDGKTYRFFDQLQALENNPSIQSPKPQQLNTTPSQSSTPTTTAPLLLPPPLLNSTSSIALPTPPTTTVPSTTTLSIPMSYTQSNPTNFPPMPIPPPTNTTNPLPQITITPPPSSFPNISADFFSNSSSSSTSSEETTTMEGGSNRRKRKRKWKDFYERIMKEVLQKQEELHKRFLEAIEKRERERCAREEAWRAQEMQRINREREILAHERSIAASKDAAVMAFLQKIAEQQEQQNIVPPPLNNNTVVPQQVPQETTPAPTPIAKPLPTPTPLPMATPQVQTPAPLPIPIPAPVIPQVSPLPQQQAQVQQQQVTNMEIVKSDNNGGESVMQASSSRWPKTEVEALIKLRTTLDMKYQENGPKGPLWEEISSLMKNLGYNRNAKRCKEKWENINKYFKKVKESNKKRPEDSKTCPYFHQLDALYREKNKGEGAAVVRPEGTMMAPLMVQPEQQWPPQQPPPTTGADVTMEDAEKDRPHRDEEAFYDDDDGDDEEEEDEGSDNYEVVANKPPPPQ; this is encoded by the exons ATGCTAGGGGACTCAGCAGTGTTAGGAACAGGAGGAGGTAGCTCAGGAGATGGAGGAGCTTACCATGACGGCGGAGAGACGGTGGCAGGTGGTGGTGGATCAATATCAGGAGATGATGAAAGAGGGGGTGGTAGTAGAAATGAAGAAGGTGTTGATAGAAGTTTTGGTGGTAATAGATGGCCAAGACAAGAAACTCTTGCTTTGTTGAAGATAAGGTCAGATATGGATGTTGCTTTTAGAGATGCAAGTGTCAAAGGTCCCTTATGGGATGAAGTTTCAAG GAAAATGGCAGATCTTGGTTATCAAAGAAACTCCAAAAAATGCAAAGAGAAATTTGAAAATGTTTACAAATATCACAAGAGAACCAAAGAAGGAAGAGGTGGTAAATCAGATGGTAAAACTTATAGATTTTTTGATCAATTACAAGCTCTTGAAAATAACCCTTCAATTCAATCACCAAAACCACAACAATTAAACACAACACCATCACAATCATCTACACCTACAACAACAGCTCCATTACTATTACCACCCCCATTGTTAAACTCTACATCTTCTATTGCTCTTCCCACCCCTCCCACCACCACTGTTCCATCAACAACTACACTTTCAATTCCTATGTCTTATACACAATCCAACCCGACAAATTTTCCGCCAATGCCGATACCACCTCCGACAAATACAACTAACCCTCTTCCTCAAATTACTATAACACCCCCACCATCTTCATTCCCCAATATTTCAGCAGATTTCTTCTCTAATTCAAGCTCATCTTCGACTTCTTCGGAGGAAACAACGACAATGGAAGGTGGATCGAACCGGCGGAAGAGGAAGAGAAAGTGGAAGGATTTCTATGAGAGAATAATGAAGGAAGTTCTTCAGAAACAAGAGGAGTTGCATAAGAGATTCTTGGAAGCTATtgagaaaagagaaagagaaagatgtGCTAGAGAAGAAGCTTGGAGGGCACAAGAAATGCAAAGGATTAATAGAGAAAGAGAAATTCTTGCTCATGAGAGATCTATTGCTGCTTCTAAAGATGCTGCTGTTATGGCATTTTTGCAAAAGATTGCtgaacaacaagaacaacaaaatattGTTCCTCCTCCGTTGAACAACAACACCGTTGTTCCTCAACAAGTGCCTCAAGAAACAACACCGGCACCAACACCGATAGCAAAGCCTTTGCCAACACCGACACCATTGCCAATGGCGACACCACAAGTTCAAACTCCAGCACCATTGCCAATTCCAATACCAGCACCAGTTATACCTCAGGTTTCACCGTTGCCGCAACAACAGGCACAagttcagcagcagcaagtgACGAATATGGAAATTGTGAAGAGTGACAACAACGGTGGTGAGAGTGTGATGCAAGCAAGTTCTTCAAGGTGGCCGAAAACCGAGGTTGAAGCATTGATAAAGCTGAGAACAACTCTTGATATGAAGTACCAAGAAAATGGACCTAAAGGGCCACTATGGGAAGAGATTTCAAGCTTGATGAAGAACTTGGGGTACAATAGGAATGCAAAGAGGTGCAAAGAGAAATGGGAGAATATCAACAAGTATTTCAAGAAAGTGAAAGAAAGCAACAAGAAAAGGCCAGAAGATTCAAAGACATGTCCTTATTTTCACCAGCTGGATGCTCTATATAGGGAGAAGAACAAAGGAGAGGGTGCTGCGGTAGTGAGGCCTGAGGGAACGATGATGGCGCCATTGATGGTTCAGCCGGAGCAGCAGTGGCCTCCACAGCAGCCACCACCAACAACCGGAGCAGATGTAACCATGGAGGATGCTGAGAAAGATAGGCCGCACCGTGATGAAGAAGCGTTTTATGATGACGACGACGGTGACgatgaagaagaggaagatgaAGGAAGTGACAACTATGAAGTGGTTGCCAACAAACCACCCCCACCACAATAA